Proteins encoded together in one Balearica regulorum gibbericeps isolate bBalReg1 chromosome 3, bBalReg1.pri, whole genome shotgun sequence window:
- the C3H1orf198 gene encoding uncharacterized protein C1orf198 homolog isoform X2, producing MASMAAAIAASRTAVMNGNRPLDERERKRFSYFSSLSPMARKIMAEKERIRERYGPEWERLPPRQQDEIIDKCLVEPHVQARYAAHRGAARPAAPPASYPSLRLNTGQKVVHFGDESQMEFSVASLSIQEQGGAQLQNEQRQPVKAAPGVQVPKSSQASKTAGSDGLIASRKEEESSFWKINAERSKFEGDKSEFQSLTPSQIKSMEKGEKPLPSFYRQESAPKEMAKAEKPSITKPEKSVTPSLPSVSLEWEKPRPTQLPASSLDDFFLPDPPQDLASSRTNKEDSDGTLLTDPQMPGQTSTSNVILKTGFDFLDNW from the exons ATGGCTTCCATGGCGGCGGCAATCGCCGCCTCCCGCACGGCGGTGATGAACGGCAACCGGCCGCTGGACGAGCGGGAGCGCAAGCGGTTCAGCTACTTCTCTTCGCTGAGCCCCATGGCGCGCAAGATCATGGCGGAGAAGGAGCGGATCCGCGAGCGCTACGGGCCTGAGTGGGAGCGGCTGCCGCCCCGTCAGCAGGACGAGATCATCGACAAGTGCCTGGTGGAGCCGCACGTCCAGGCCCGCTACGCCGCGCACCGCGGcgccgcccggcccgccgcgccgcccgcaTCCTACCCTAGCCTCCGCCTCAACACGGGCCAGAAGGTGGTGCACTTCGGCGACGAG AGTCAGATGGAGTTCAGCGTTGCATCTCTGTCCATACAAGAACAAGGCGGTGCCCAGCTGCAAAACGAACAGAGGCAGCCTGTTAAAGCAGCACCTGGTGTCCAAGTCCCTAAATCTTCTCAGGCCAGTAAGACCGCTGGCTCTGATGGGTTGATAGCATccaggaaggaagaggagtCCTCTTTCTGGAAGATAAACGCAGAGCGCTCAAAGTTTGAAGGAGACAAGTCTGAGTTCCAGTCCCTGACCCCTAGCCAGATCAAGTccatggagaaaggagagaaaccCCTTCCCTCTTTTTACAGACAAGAGTCTGCTCCAAAGGAGATGGCAAAAGCTGAGAAGCCCAGCATAACTAAACCAGAGAAGTCTGTCACCCCCAGCCTACCTTCTGTATCTCTTGAATGGGAGAAACCTCGACCCACTCAACTCCCTGCTAGTTCTCTAGATGACTTCTTTCTTCCTGACCCACCACAGGACCTGGCTTCTTCTAGGACAAACAAGGAAGATTCTGATGGTACCTTACTTACAGATCCACAAATGCCTGGACAA actAGTACAAGCAATGTTATCTTGAAGACTGGCTTTGATTTTCTAGACAACTGGTAA
- the C3H1orf198 gene encoding uncharacterized protein C1orf198 homolog isoform X1 → MASMAAAIAASRTAVMNGNRPLDERERKRFSYFSSLSPMARKIMAEKERIRERYGPEWERLPPRQQDEIIDKCLVEPHVQARYAAHRGAARPAAPPASYPSLRLNTGQKVVHFGDEDITWQDEHSAPFSWETKSQMEFSVASLSIQEQGGAQLQNEQRQPVKAAPGVQVPKSSQASKTAGSDGLIASRKEEESSFWKINAERSKFEGDKSEFQSLTPSQIKSMEKGEKPLPSFYRQESAPKEMAKAEKPSITKPEKSVTPSLPSVSLEWEKPRPTQLPASSLDDFFLPDPPQDLASSRTNKEDSDGTLLTDPQMPGQTSTSNVILKTGFDFLDNW, encoded by the exons ATGGCTTCCATGGCGGCGGCAATCGCCGCCTCCCGCACGGCGGTGATGAACGGCAACCGGCCGCTGGACGAGCGGGAGCGCAAGCGGTTCAGCTACTTCTCTTCGCTGAGCCCCATGGCGCGCAAGATCATGGCGGAGAAGGAGCGGATCCGCGAGCGCTACGGGCCTGAGTGGGAGCGGCTGCCGCCCCGTCAGCAGGACGAGATCATCGACAAGTGCCTGGTGGAGCCGCACGTCCAGGCCCGCTACGCCGCGCACCGCGGcgccgcccggcccgccgcgccgcccgcaTCCTACCCTAGCCTCCGCCTCAACACGGGCCAGAAGGTGGTGCACTTCGGCGACGAG gacATAACTTGGCAAGATGAACACTCGGCTCCATTCTCCTGGGAAACAAAG AGTCAGATGGAGTTCAGCGTTGCATCTCTGTCCATACAAGAACAAGGCGGTGCCCAGCTGCAAAACGAACAGAGGCAGCCTGTTAAAGCAGCACCTGGTGTCCAAGTCCCTAAATCTTCTCAGGCCAGTAAGACCGCTGGCTCTGATGGGTTGATAGCATccaggaaggaagaggagtCCTCTTTCTGGAAGATAAACGCAGAGCGCTCAAAGTTTGAAGGAGACAAGTCTGAGTTCCAGTCCCTGACCCCTAGCCAGATCAAGTccatggagaaaggagagaaaccCCTTCCCTCTTTTTACAGACAAGAGTCTGCTCCAAAGGAGATGGCAAAAGCTGAGAAGCCCAGCATAACTAAACCAGAGAAGTCTGTCACCCCCAGCCTACCTTCTGTATCTCTTGAATGGGAGAAACCTCGACCCACTCAACTCCCTGCTAGTTCTCTAGATGACTTCTTTCTTCCTGACCCACCACAGGACCTGGCTTCTTCTAGGACAAACAAGGAAGATTCTGATGGTACCTTACTTACAGATCCACAAATGCCTGGACAA actAGTACAAGCAATGTTATCTTGAAGACTGGCTTTGATTTTCTAGACAACTGGTAA